The following proteins are encoded in a genomic region of Zea mays cultivar B73 chromosome 9, Zm-B73-REFERENCE-NAM-5.0, whole genome shotgun sequence:
- the LOC100284691 gene encoding uncharacterized protein isoform X1, with amino-acid sequence MPPRKRPALPPDEPSPSSKHQPEAHPSEPSKPSPDSEQPIISAAILAQLPPQERLAYKLIFEAGNKGMWMLDIRKKLLMGPNIATKVVRTLVTRRLLKEVSDVRHRSRKIFMATDFQPSAEITGGTWYHDGRLDTDAVTTARRCCQAQVERLGAATVQMIHHGILKDDPRAGYTIDKIRDIIKTMVLDKVLEEVKSTGTGEFRDVRAGTMCYRLVTGAPQGGMMEGIPCGVCPRIDECSPEGIISPSTCVYYKKWLQMDF; translated from the coding sequence ATGCCACCGCGAAAGCGCCCGGCGCTGCCGCCGGATGAGCCCTCCCCTTCCTCGAAGCATCAACCTGAAGCACATCCGTCCGAACCCTCCAAACCCTCACCCGATTCCGAGCAGCCGATCATCTCGGCGGCGATCCTCGCCCAACTGCCCCCCCAGGAGCGCCTGGCGTACAAGCTCATCTTCGAGGCGGGCAACAAGGGCATGTGGATGCTGGATATCCGCAAGAAGTTGTTGATGGGCCCCAACATCGCCACCAAGGTCGTGCGTACCCTCGTGACGCGGCGGCTCCTCAAGGAGGTCAGCGATGTGCGCCACCGTAGCAGGAAGATCTTCATGGCCACCGACTTCCAGCCCTCTGCCGAGATCACCGGCGGCACCTGGTACCACGACGGCCGCCTGGACACTGACGCCGTAACCACTGCGCGCCGCTGCTGCCAGGCGCAGGTCGAGAGGCTCGGCGCCGCCACCGTGCAGATGATCCACCACGGTATTCTGAAGGACGATCCCAGGGCCGGGTACACTATCGACAAGATCAGGGATATCATCAAGACCATGGTTCTCGACAAGGTCCTCGAGGAGGTCAAGAGCACCGGCACGGGGGAGTTCAGGGATGTCAGGGCCGGCACAATGTGCTATCGGCTGGTGACTGGGGCTCCGCAGGGAGGGATGATGGAGGGAATTCCTTGTGGGGTTTGCCCCAGGATTGATGAGTGCTCGCCGGAGGGGATAATCTCACCGAGCACGTGCGTTTACTACAAGAAGTGGCTGCAGATGGACTTCTAG